A region of Equus przewalskii isolate Varuska chromosome 29, EquPr2, whole genome shotgun sequence DNA encodes the following proteins:
- the HSP90B1 gene encoding endoplasmin: MRALWVLGLCCVLLTFGSVRADDEVDVDGTVEEDLGKSREGSRTDDEVVQREEEAIQLDGLNASQIRELREKSEKFAFQAEVNRMMKLIINSLYKNKEIFLRELISNASDALDKIRLISLTDENALSGNEELTVKIKCDKEKNLLHVTDTGVGMTREELVKNLGTIAKSGTSEFLNKMTEAQEDGQSTSELIGQFGVGFYSAFLVADKVIVTSKHNNDTQHIWESDSNEFSVIADPRGNTLGRGTTITLVLKEEASDYLELDTIKNLVKKYSQFINFPIYVWSSKTETVEEPMEEEEAAKEEKEDSDDEAAVEEEEEEKKPKTKKVEKTVWDWELMNDIKPIWQRPSKEVEDDEYKAFYKSFSKESDDPMAYIHFTAEGEVTFKSILFVPTSAPRGLFDEYGSKKSDYIKLYVRRVFITDDFHDMMPKYLNFVKGVVDSDDLPLNVSRETLQQHKLLKVIRKKLVRKTLDMIKKIADEKYNDTFWKEFGTNIKLGVIEDHSNRTRLAKLLRFQSSHHPSDITSLDQYVERMKEKQDKIYFMAGSSRKEAESSPFVERLLKKGYEVIYLTEPVDEYCIQALPEFDGKRFQNVAKEGVKFDESEKTKESREAVEKEFEPLLNWMKDKALKDKIEKAVVSQRLTESPCALVASQYGWSGNMERIMKAQAYQTGKDISTNYYASQKKTFEINPRHPLIKDMLRRVKEDEDDKTVSDLAVVLFETATLRSGYLLPDTKAYGDRIERMLRLSLNIDPDAKVEEEPEEEPEETTEDTTDDTEQDEDEEMDGGADDEEEETAKKSTADKDEL, translated from the exons ATGAGGGCCCTGTGGGTGCTGGGCCTCTGCTGCGTCCTGCTGACCTTTG GGTCGGTCCGAGCTGACGATGAAGTCGATGTGGATGGTACAGTAGAAGAGGATCTGGGTAAAAGTAGAGAAGGCTCAAGGACAGATGATGAAGTGGTCCAGAG AGAGGAAGAGGCGATTCAGTTGGATGGATTAAATGCATCCCAAATAAGAGAACTtagagagaaatcagaaaagtTTGCCTTCCAAGCTGAAGTTAACAGAATGATGAAACTTATCATCAATTCcttgtataaaaataaagag ATTTTCCTGAGAGAACTGATTTCAAATGCTTCTGATGCTTTAGATAAGATAAGGCTAATATCACTGACGGATGAAAATGCTCTTTCTGGAAATGAGGAACTAACGGTCAAAATTAAG TGTGACAAGGAGAAGAACCTGCTACATGTCACGGACACTGGTGTAGGAATGACCCGGGAAGAGTTGGTTAAAAACCTTGGTACCATAGCCAAATCTGGCACAAGCGAGTTTTTGAACAAAATGACTGAGGCACAGGAAGATGGCCAGTCAACTTCTGAATTGATTGGTCAGTTTGGTGTCGGTTTCTATTCTGCCTTCCTTGTGGCAGATAAGGTTATTGTCACATCAAAACACAACAACGATACCCAGCACATCTGGGAATCCGACTCCAATGAGTTTTCCGTAATTGCTGACCCAAGAGGAAACACTCTAGGACGGGGAACAACAATTAC CCTTGTTTTGAAAGAAGAAGCATCTGATTACCTTGAATTGGATACAATTAAAAATCTCGTGAAAAAATATTCACAGTTCATAAACTTTCCTATTTATGTATGGAGCAGCAAG ACTGAAACAGTTGAGGAACCcatggaagaagaagaagcagcaaaagaagaaaaagaagactctgATGATGAAGCTgcagtagaagaagaagaagaagaaaagaaaccgaAAACTAAAAAA GTTGAAAAAACTGTCTGGGATTGGGAACTTATGAATGATATCAAACCGATATGGCAGAGACCATCAAAAGAAGTAGAAGATGATGAATACAAAGCTTTCTACAAATCATTTTCAAAG GAAAGTGACGACCCCATGGCTTATATCCACTTTACTGCTGAAGGGGAAGTGACCTTCAAATCCATTTTATTTGTACCCACATCTGCTCCACGTGGTCTGTTTGACGAatatggatctaagaagagtgaTTACATTAAG CTGTATGTGCGCCGAGTATTCATCACAGATGACTTCCATGATATGATGCCCAAGTACCTTAATTTTGTCAAGGGTGTT GTGGACTCGGATGATCTTCCCTTGAATGTTTCTCGAGAGACTCTTCAGCAACATAAACTGCTTAAG GTGATTAGAAAGAAGCTTGTCCGTAAAACTCTGGACATGATCAAGAAGATTGCTGATGAGAAGTACAATGATACTTTTTGGAAAGAATTTGGTACCAACATCAAGCTTGGTGTGATTGAAGATCACTCAAATCGAACACGTCTTGCTAAACTTCTTAGATTCCAGTCTTCTCATCATCCAAGTGATATTACTAGTCTAGACCAGTATGtggaaagaatgaaggagaaacaaGACAAAATCTACTTCATGGCTGGGTCCAGCAGAAAAGAG GCCGAATCTTCTCCGTTTGTTGAGCGACTTCTGAAAAAGGGCTACGAAGTGATTTATCTCACAGAACCTGTGGACGAATACTGCATCCAGGCTCTTCCGGAGTTCGACGGGAAGAGGTTCCAGAATGTTGCCAAGGAAGGAGTGAAGTTTGATGAAAGTGAGAAAACTAAGGAGAGTCGTGAAGCAGTTGAGAAAGAATTTGAGCCTCTGCTCAATTGGATGAAAGATAAAGCCCTCAAGGACAAG ATTGAAAAGGCTGTGGTGTCTCAGCGCCTGACAGAGTCTCCGTGTGCTCTCGTGGCCAGCCAGTACGGGTGGTCGGGGAACATGGAGAGAATCATGAAAGCTCAAGCATACCAAACGGGCAAGGACATCTCTACAAA TTATTATGCCagccagaagaaaacatttgaaattaatCCCAGACACCCGCTGATCAAAGATATGCTTCGACGAGTTAAG GAAGATGAAGATGACAAAACAGTTTCAGATCTTGCTGTGGTTTTGTTTGAAACAGCAACACTGCGATCAGGATATCTTTTACCAGACACGAAAGCATATGGAGATAGAATAGAAAGGATGCTGCGCCTCAGTTTAAACATTGACCCCGATGCAAAG GTTGAAGAAGAACCCGAAGAAGAACCTGAAGAAACAACAGAGGACACCACAGACGACACGGAGCAAGACGAAGACGAAGAAATGGATGGAGGAGCAGATgacgaagaagaagaaacagcaaag aaatccACAGCTGATAAAGATGAATTGTAA